taggttttcccttttagggtttcttgacctattaaaggttgagttctttcttttcattgtatgaagaaggattattattgacaatacattttggagcatatttttcctgtgtattctttccttctgtgatttgcttcattgcttctccttgtaacaggtttttcaacttgcagagattatttgggctcctgtggtgttgtattttctcaactcctatatggtatcagagcttcagatctgtagctacctgttcttattttgagatttttggctttggaagtagatctggggtttcaggaatttttttatgtacctagggtttgaccttttttttttctaagcactttgggcctaaatggacctcaccatcgtgctcagaaggcccgaaaacccctatggtcatataaaattcgacctattttggttcctgagcctctgagagcatttttttctcagatctaggcCGTACAACcctggcacgcagatcgagaaaaataatttgaaatttttttttgcctttttatgacaTGCAGGccataattttgattttttttaaaaaaaaagccttcaaaaaaattaaaaatagggcACAAGgaaatttttttgcaaaaaaaaaggggttttttgGGGGCCCTCACGATACGCAGGGTATCGTGGGGCCCTTGCTTTTTTGCAGGTCCTGCAGGCCCGTCTGCCACCTCAGGCCCCGCGCCTTCGGTCTTAGGCCCCTTGTCGGCCTCCCTGCAGTTTCCAGCACCCTCCGCAACCTACAGAGCGTCGCCGCCCACGACCCTCCGCTTCCGGTTGCCGCCTCCCCGCGCTGCCGGCTGTCGAGCTCCCCAATCGGCCGCTTCCTGCAGTCTCCCCACCACCGAAATCCACCCACCGTCGCCTCCGCCTGTGGCCCTATCTCCCCGCTCAGCTCCGCATGCGGCCCCAACTCTGTCGCTCAGCTCCGCCTGGCCCCGCCGCTCTGCGCTCAGCCCCGACTGTCGGCCCAACCGGCCCTTTTTCCTAGCTGGCCACCGCTCCACCACCCGGTCACCGCCCTACCACCCGGCCGCCACCGGAGCGCTGCTCCCTAGCCACCggaccacccactggccaccggaccacccacTGGCCATCggacccccttttttggcttttttagggggggtttggtttttttggccctatcttgggcatatggagtcattttttcaaaaatgaataggcgtcggaaagctggttctgaggccAACCTCATGgttttggtaattttttccaatttttctgtttgactgtgtttttttacagtcaaagtgaggtctcttttttgcactccgggagatgtagaatgagcatccgacctccgttttttgaaaactttatattttcggaaagcgtgttctgtgtactttccagaaatattagtttttttttctatattctactccatgcatattttattcaggtgttttctttttagcactctggtggatatcgtggttgtttcaggtcctgggatctcttttctgagtagggtgtctttgttttaattctcgtttctatttccagtcttcttattcTTGTAACATTGTatatatgcaaacgcactgagataaagtgccatcatgcattgtttacttggaatcttgcatatcttgtgtcttgttgtacatgcactattgatcaagtgccatgagggggttgatatttgcctgttgtttgccatcttcctttgtcaagtgagtgttccttccatgacattcgcttCATGATGATGTGTcccagcacctttgatgttcttggttcttcgtcatgcaattgtttttggctgtccttttcagtgttcctgtccctctcccacttccacattatggggaggtttatcctgttagttctaatgcttccatggttcaattgatcagctcttcaagctttggttttTCATGCCATCtgcatcttcgatttcagttgtttttgccttgtttgcctcctgattcgagtagtgtcatttgaggggcagattacagtcttctctacctggtcatgttctagttcagtggatgttcttcagatcagtagttattcttcgacagagtttgcaggttcttcatgcttcagtgatattcttttccatctctttttggagtagagttttgttcccacgtggttttctctatttctctagttcatagagatttcattgtatttgggtgcctgatcaggccttgttgccgggacccatctttattgctttcattagctgttctaggttttagcttctccctgagtctagcttaagggggggtgttagagtattcaggtatttacttgattaattaaacaatatttgtttaattatttaagttccctttatctcttttacacttaagctaactttaggtgcatataattaattattatgtgcaaacctaggttttcccttttagggtttcttgacctattaaaggttgagttctttcttttcattgtatgaagaaggattattattgacaatgcattttggagcatatttttcctgtgtattttttccttctgtgatttgcttcattgcttctccttgtaacaggtttttcagcttgcagagattatttgggctcctgtggtgttgtattttctcaactcctataataaCTTTTTAATTACACCTCATTATTGGAGTTTTCTTAAGTAAGTTATTTAATTACTTAGGTAGGATAAAATAAATGAGTACATGCAATTTTCTTCTTTcactagatttttttttttctgtttatcTGCTTAGATTTGAAAACATAGTTAAAGCTatccattattttttaatttttctacttGTCCTTATCCTCATCAGATATGACTATATGACTATATAGatctatcattaaaaaaaaattcatgttttCATATTAATAAATACCCATTGCACCTACTCATATTAATCGACTACAACTTAAATATAAAGAGTGAagcaaaaaataatataaattaatacaATTTTTTATATTAGAGTCGAAACCTATATATATTACAAATTGATCTTTAGAATATAACTTTTTATcttataatattaaaatacattttttatattttttccctaatataattttttttctctatAATGTCATCCATCCCACTTAAGtaacaagaaaaatataaagaGACCCCACTTAAGTAACAAGAAAAACCTAAAGAGATTAAAATATTAAAGATTGTAATTGAAATATAAGGTTTGTATATaacttttaattttatatttaaaaaaattattatttttattttatttttttaattattaaataacattattaatattatatttgttgttaaatattatattaatatttggaTGTGTTAAGAactatcaaattttttaaaaatgtaaGGAATTCTTTTtaattgttaaaatattttaaaaataaaataaatataatttaatgaaaatatatttttattcttttaacaaaacttttataaaaaaacatttttattctttaaaaaaaagtTTTTCTGAAAAAACATTTTTACACTTTTAAGAAATTCATTTATATACTTTAAAACAAAAGGGACAAAAAGTAGGCAAAATCATCAAATCTTctataaacttttttttttttacggAGGTCTTTCACAAGGACTTTTCAGCTACTCAATAGTGAGCATGTTCGCTTAGGGCACAATCTCTGCCTCATCCCATATTGTGTGGAGCCTTACACCCAACAAGACTTGATCACTAATTGGTTCATCAAGAACCATTCACCTTCATGAACAGATCAAAAACGCCCATGAACAATAAACCTTTTGAAAAAAACATATTGTAATTTGACCTAAAAAGTATATTTAACTCTGAAACATACAAGGATAACAGTATTTAATGGTAAGGTACCCTTCTAGAGAAAAAGACTTTGAAGATAGGCATGGTAAGGTACTCCCTTCCAGAGAAAAAGACTTTGAAGATAGGCTGCCATATTCTTGTGATATCTAGCGCCATATAATTGACCAAACATGGGTCAGTCAGGATGCCTCCCATATTAGACACGTATTGTTTTGGCAGAATTTGTTCAGTGAACATTTTGGGTTGATGATCACGGAACCTGGACTTCTTGTACAAAATGACAAGACACCATCCCAAATTATCCATCTTGTGATATCTACTTGACATTCATGAATGATTTGCATTGGTTTTTGACAACTTTTCTGACATTGAAAATGTGCTGTGCCAAAAAAAAAGTCTTCCTTATCCTGTTTTTACTCACATACTTTCAAAACAACGAGTTGTTTGCTGGTTTTGGAAGTTAGCTGATAATGTCCTATCGGGTAGTGTCTTTTTCAATCAAAGTCATCCTTTATATAAGCTTCTCTGTCAGATGGATAAGATGAACTGTACAATAAATTTTTGACATGATATAGTCCTTTTCTGAATGGATAAGATGAACTGTATAGCATAAATTCTTTGACATGACGTGTCAGGGGTCTCTTTCCCAGATGAATTGAATTGAACAAATTCTTGACAGGATATGGGTAACTAGGTCAGATATAGTATTTATTCAAAATATGTGAACCAATCTTTAATTCAATGGGGAAAGAGATGTGTATCATCCTCCAAGCCCTTGATCTTCAGAGTATGGATAGTAGGCTAGCAAGCCTGCAGTTTTTGTGTAAAAGCCCCTGAATTTGGAAATGCACTAGGCATATATGAAATATCATTTGATTTGAAGCCAGTGAAGGGAAATGCATTCTTAAGTTTTTAGATAGGAGATTTGTTTGGCAAATCATCATCTTAAATAGCTCTTTaacattctgatgatggatcacagagagGGTGATTGAAACATCGATGAAAAACACACACAATCGAATACAGATACAGCAGTAAGAAACAACATCCTTGACACAAAGCCTGGGAAATTGCAATGCACTATCAACCTCAGAATACTACCCAGCTTGGATCAATCATCATCACAATCACTAGACCATGGCTGACTCAACCTTGCATACAGATTATAAGGATAGAAGAGCTGAAAGGTAAATTCCTTTTCCATGCATGCAGAATAACCCCAAGTGCATGGGGAATAGGGCAGCAATAAAAGCATAATGGATCAACGCAGAAAAGCTTCTAAGGTACTACAACCTGAAACCAGGGAAGGCTTTTGTGTGTTCATATCAAGCTACCAAATTGTTCCAACTTTGCAGAACTGAACTTCCATTAGAGTGTAAGAAAGAGAGAAAGACAGATGTATTAGTGACCACAAATGATAAACAGGATGATAAATCTAATTGTCTCCAGAGAAAAAATAAAACCTAGAGCGTGGATAAACAGTAAATGAAAATACAGTCAAACTTTAATTCTCTTGTATTAATATCAGAATATAAGAGATATAAATTAACAGGATTAAATAAAAACTAAGGATAATGGAAAGGATTCGGGCTTTATGGTGACCTATATCTTTCTGTAAGAAAACTTGCAGTTTGGAATTTGGATATTTGATAGCCGGAAGCTTTTGAATCTTTAGGAAACATGAACTAGACAGCAGTAGATAAGATCCAGGACACCAACTCTTCTGGTATTGCATTCTGGTTATTTGGAATGAGATTTTGGTCTACTAATATTTTTCCACAATCATCTATTGTAGAATATGACCCCATATCTTACTCTGGATTGAACTCGAGGAATGTATAATAAGACTGCTCATATTCTTAACTGTTTTCAATTTCATAATACTCATAGAACCCTATTAATTATAAGCTGTGTTGATAACTATATaatccttcaaattattgcccAAACTTTAAGATGATTGCCCAATCCACAGCACCCAAATCAGCATGACTATAGTTTAGATACTAAAATAAGATGATTGCCCAATCCACAGCACCCAAATCAGCATGACTATAGTTTAGATACTAAAATCACATCAACAGTTTGGAAGGATTTGTATGCAAATAAATTTGTCTTAAAGTAAATATTCCAATCTTGAATCAAAAGGAGAAAGAAAACACTGCATGATTGGGAATATGGTTATATCTGATCTCTGATAAGAGTAAATTGTACCTATGAGACTCAAATTCCAAGAGAAACAGAAACATACATGTCTCAGAATACTACTTGAAGGACATTTTGTTCATTTTGCAGACTTCCACTCCACCAGTTTGCTCTTAAACCACATTGGCAAATCAGTACATAATTTCTATTATCTGCATTGAAAAGTTGTGGGAGTTATATTTGTTaagctattatgaatgtagtatgaaGCTGGTGAATTTCTGTAACAAAGCTCTTTTCAGAGAGCTTAATCTCAGAAAAGATACCTTTCTTAAAGCTCTGGTTTATATATTATCAAAATGTACAAGAGGTTTGAATTAAAGACATGAATTTTTGAGCAAAAGAAACGCCCAATAGATGGACTCAAACATGTATATAATCTGTGATAAAAACGAAGTATTAACACCTTGGAAGCCATTGTATAAAATTGCCTTTGTTGGCTTGTATTTCAAATCCGTTCAAGTCTTTATTATTGTACAGTACAGAGAAAAAAGAGATCACGTATTTTTAAAAATCTGAAACAGATGTTAATTGATCTCAAACACAAAAGCCATTCACATCAATTACACTTACAAAATCTACTACATTTCACTCTAAGCTCCTAAATTTTTCCATAAACATCATAAACCAAGCCTTAATTCAAGCTTGGGATTGCTTTTCTCACTGAAAAACATCCTGGTCCTTGTTAGACATGAATATTCATAACACCTACATAATCAGAATTCCTGACTAAGCTCCTGAATAGTTCTATAACTATACATAGAGTAAGACTTGATTCAAAATTGTGAAAAATTGTTCACCCAAAAAACCCAGTCCTTGTCCAGACTGCATTGCGAACCCTACTGAGATCTCTACCTTTGAGAGTCCTTCCAGCTCCTTCATGGACTGAAAATGAAGTTATTTGGCTCCTGGCAAGCTGCTTAGCAACAATCTCATGAGGTGGGATCTTTTCCTCATAATCCCCATCATCATCACTCCTATAATCATCCCCCACCTTATTCATTTGCTTGCAACTCTCACTCTTGAGTATCTGAGACCAATCAGGTATATTAACAGGAGCAGACTGATACCTCATTTGATTACTGCCATTCTCATCATAATGGTTCCACCCTCTGGGAATTTTCATTCTTCTACTAGAATTGACCCCAATGTTCATCTCCTTACTACCCTTTCTGGATACTGCATTGCCCTTATTTCCATTTTCATAACACCCCGATTGTTTCGCCTCTGTTTCGGCAACACCCCACACATCCTCCTCTGTAAACTCATCAAATTCCTCGGTATTCTCTCTATTGTTGGAACTCTGAAACCCCCATAGCTTGTTCTTATGACCCGAAATCTCGCAACTCTTCTTAGTTTTAGGTCTTTCCAACGCAGAATTGCCCCGCTCCATGAAACCAGATCTTGTTAACGACGTTCTTCTTCAAAATTCCTAAGACCCAGCTTCTAATCTCTGTAAATCAACCTACCCAACTGGTCAGAAGAGCCCAATCTTGTTTTCCCAACCTACCCAGATGCTCAAAATCAGTTTCCTTAGTCAAATTTCGATGTTTTCAAAACTGTTTGCACAAAATTGCAAGAACCCAAATCTTCAATAGTTCAAATCAGCCTTCTAAGATTACCAGAttaggccaattctaattttcaaACCCACCTTCCTCAAATTGTCAATCCTTGAAGTTATTTTCTCCAATCTACAACGTATTCCTTGAAAATCACACTTATTTAGGTTTCTAGCCAAACAAGTCCAGGTACAAGGAATTCAAAAAATGCTTAAGCATAAAGTTATAAAAAGTTTAAGCCTATATAATCGCAGCTTTAAAGGGAATGCCAACCCAATATCTGCAGCAGATGAAGGGAATACTTACAACATTTCCTGTATTGTTACACCAACGAACTCTACAATATTATTCAAATAGGACATATGCTCTAGAGCATTTTGCAATCTATGCACGTTAATGTCCCTCCCATACAATCTCACTCCTTTAAATAAAAGTGGAGGAAGGAGGGTACGGGATTAGGATTACTAAAGGGGAGTCTATCCAAGAAAACCAAATGCTTATACTTTCGGGTCAAGAAGTGATTGCTTTacaattttttaattgattttagatttatttatgtttttaaaatTTAGTTAATGATGATCAataatcattttaaaaaaattgattacttaaatttataaatattgttATTTTTATATTAGTTTCATAAAATATAGTTTATATTTGAATTTATTAAGATGTATTATAacacttttttgttttgttttgatggaAATAAGTCATTATACAAATATATCGACGTCTATGTCTTTATATAGTAGATTACAACAATTTGAGTAAGCATATATCTAAACTACAAGTTGGCTTTGGCTAAGTAGCCACACAAAAGGGGATCTAGTTCGTCAAATTGAACCTAGTCTGAATGTGCCTCTTAGGGCTTGAACCTTGGTGGATGGCTTCTATATCACATACCAGCATCCTCATCAATTGTGCTCAATTAATTGAGCTACAACACTTTGGCATAACACCTTTTTGGGGTCTTATATAATTCTCATTTTATCATGCACAAAATTACATTTCTAAATTATTTTTCTTATGTCATAGTAAAAATTTGGCTTCAAACTAAGTGTTAAGATATTATAGTTATATAATAATTAATAGGTCACAAATATCAAAGAAATTGACAAAGTAATGACACAATCTTAAGTTTCAACATAATCACATATAATTTTCTTCAACTATTAGTGTAGAGTTGTTGACATCTATCTTAAAGGCCATCATTTGCATTGTCTCTATAAATGTAGGGTGTTATGATTAattttgttttgatcatgcaaTGTAGGCCTAGCTACAACTATGGTTGAGGCTCTAGTGATGATGTAATTAATATTCTTGGTGAGGCTTTCATGTGTAGTTTCTAGCTTGGATATCTTGCCTTGTAgttattcaattttcttatgagtTGTTGTTTAGTCTTTAGAGAAGCTTGTAGCACATTTGCCAATGTAAACATCTAGAAGAGGATGATAATGATTCTAAACAACAACTTCCAAAGGAGAACAATGATTAAAAATTATAGTACAATGTTATTTTCACATATGAATAGTTATAATGTCTAATTGAATCGTAAATTACAATCATATTAGTGTCAATTCTCAAATAGAGTAGCTTTTTAGTGATGAGAATGGTTAAAAATGGTAGGGAGATTATAAAAGATAACATGTTAGAGAGCATGCAAATTGACATTCCAAGAAGATTTGTTTGTCATGATTGTGGAGAGTGTAGAATGAACAAGTGAGAGGCTAGAATTGAAGGAACTTGGGTTTGTTAGGATGCTAAATTCCAAAAGTTTTAAAGCTTGAATTTGGGAGTTAATAATAGGTTTGGAGTTCCACAAGCAAGAGATCGATATACTAGAAGGAATTATGCAATCAACAGTTCCATTTAACATCAAGGCATAGGACAAGAGGGGGCTTGGGAAGAAGCTTGGGGTAAGTATCCTTAAGGGGAAAGAAGTAATAGAAGGATAGAAACCAATGCTACTCTTTTAATAAATTGTAGATAGTTGAAATTATAATATTTCATACTCAAATTTATCGAGACAAGAGAAATAAGGTGTTGGGTGATTAGCTTATCTTTGGAAGGGGAGGCAATAATAGCGTGGCTAAGAGTTCTAGTTAGACTAGAAAGCCTTAAGAATTGGGCAATTACTAAAGGTTTTGAGAGACATAACACTAGCTGACTTATATATTTGAAAGTGTCACTTTTGTAATTTGATCATTTATACTAATGAAGGTTGTGGCTTGGTAACTTAATATAAGGAATGAAACTCCAAAGATTTATGACAAAGAAGTTGTGAGTCAAATTGCTTTTACAAATATTTGATACAATAATATCAAATACAATTTTAAAGTATTCCAATATATTGAAATCATCACACACAAAAAATTCAATCATTAATAAAAACTGAAAATCTATACAATCTTATAAAATAACATAATGCTTATAATTATTGAAAATATCATAACATTATACATTCAGACTATACAGTTTTTTAACATCAAGGTCAACATAACTCCTAGGTCAAATAAATCATTCCATTCCCAATCTCTACTAAAGAAAACCTTATCCCATACATTATTAACTCCCAAATACTTACACACAGATTCATGCTTGactagatattgaaaaggacccAAGGCCCACACACATAATAGAAAAATTCAAATATATTTTAACAATTCCTACAATTATTCATCTTTATAAAAGAGATTCTTGCAAAagatattcattaacatataaatcATTTAACCTCCAATAGAATCTCGAAATATATGGATCAGAGGCCTCAAAACTTTATGACATATATTTTATTATAGCCTTATCACATATATTACATTATAGCCTTATCCTATGCATCCATTCTAGGGTTTAGACAACCATTTTTTTATAAGACATGAGTGGCAAGCAAAGTGGGGATTTGTGTAACATTCTACCACTAAGAAGATGAGAAAGTTTTAAAAGAAATTTGAGATTATTGGGTTAGTGACTTGGATTTTTTTTTACTTTATTCCAATGATagcaattaaaatgaattaaaaaatactTGTGTTTTATTATGGTTGGTTGTTTGAAATTTCCACTACAAACCTTAGAATTGGAAGTATTAAAAGACGTGCATGGTTAATTTCAATGCCATGCAACCAACTTGGTTGCTTGCACGATTCCTCCTCAATTGATGTTGAAGTTTTCTTGGAATTATTAATACAATTTAAGTCATAGTATTTTAAGAGTAGGGTTTTCTTGGAATAATTAATACATGTAAAGCAAAGCATAGTATTTTAAGCTTAGAGTTTTCTATTAGGATAAAGATGACATTTCTTGGGAGAATGAAATCATTGAATTAAAAGGTGACAACTCATAGCATGTGATTTGAATAAATGAGACAATTTTTATTGTATAATTAATAGAAAACTGGGTATTTTAGTCTTATGGTTGTATTTAGTTTATTGATGTAGTTGTTCTAATTCTTCTCACTCTCAAATCTAGGGATTACTGTGAATTCAAGCTCTCTATTTTTAATATGTAATGTTAAAAGTTCTTCTATGGTTATTTTGAGGGATATGGGATAATGTGTTAAATAAGGGAAATTAATCTTTATGGATAATTATGAGATAATTGTGGTCTATGGGTTTTAACAATCTATTTGCTTTTCCAGCCTATCTTATTAATGTAAGGAAagcgataatttatttattttatttatttttttttatttttttggagtaTTAGGGATTTTTAGTTCATAAAGGGTATTAGGGAGTTTTAGTTCACACAATGAAAAGTTCAAAGTTGTGTTTCATTTTataagaaaatggaaaaaatatatttaatttgaatcGTTAAAGAATCATATTTATTTTTGATGGTGTAAATAAATTTCATTATGGATATTAATAAACTTTACTTTAGTTAacctaggataatgcatctcttcgtagtttggatttgagacacttagggaagtgtgcacatagggatatagcttgtaggagaaattccaccttttgtggtcttattttgctgttacactccacattcgatgggtcatccacctcttgtggaatattatattatttctcctacctatccctagtatttcttacctacccttgtttctcattgagccacatgtcatgattgtgtgcttgtacatccatatggccgtGCTTATATaggtcatattcattgtattggttaatccagttgatcatttgcatattgatgagaatacagcttgttattgtcatttttttgtctctcttttatacttttcattttgCCCTtgttcttggcaaaatctcacaattttgaattttgaaataatataaattaatgaaaTGTAAGTTTTtaagtgtattttatgtttgtatgttttaaatgaaaaaattatttgaatatagtttttatAAATGTGATATTATAATTTCGTtgtataaaacattaaaaaaatgaggTTAAGTAGGATGCatttttaatataataattatttttttgtatttacaATTTGAAATTTTAGtgtatgattttttatttatttggataaatatatatattttagtatAAAATTTCAAAGTTACGTGTACTGAAATACAATTATTTTGACAAGATGTAATTTTTTGTCTTAACTATTTATttagaatatgaaaaataaattattttgataTAAAATCTCTTCTCTAGTGTATcacgttttttgaaaattttaaatt
The nucleotide sequence above comes from Cryptomeria japonica chromosome 11, Sugi_1.0, whole genome shotgun sequence. Encoded proteins:
- the LOC131032657 gene encoding protein S40-5, with the translated sequence MERGNSALERPKTKKSCEISGHKNKLWGFQSSNNRENTEEFDEFTEEDVWGVAETEAKQSGCYENGNKGNAVSRKGSKEMNIGVNSSRRMKIPRGWNHYDENGSNQMRYQSAPVNIPDWSQILKSESCKQMNKVGDDYRSDDDGDYEEKIPPHEIVAKQLARSQITSFSVHEGAGRTLKGRDLSRVRNAVWTRTGFFG